The Streptomyces sp. NBC_00286 nucleotide sequence ATGTTGTGGTGGGAGAGCGTGGCGCCCTTCGGGAAGCCGGTGGTGCCCGAGGTGTATTGGATGTTGACGGGGTCGTCACAGCTCAACTCGGCTTCGATACCAGCCAGTTGCTCGTACGGGATCGACGCCGCGCCCGCCACGAGCGCGTCCCAGCTCTCGTCGCCGATGTACACCGTCTCGCGCAACTGCGGGCATTTTCCGCGCACTTGGCCGACCAGCGCCCGGTAGTCGCTCCCCTTGTGCGCGAGTGAGGCGACCAGGAGGGAGATCCCGGCCTGCTTCAGCACGTACTCCAACTCATGCGCGCGGTAAGCGGGGTTGATGTTCACCATGATCGCGCCGATGCGGGCGGTCGCGTACTGGATGAGCACCCACTCATGGCAGTTGACCGCCCAGATGCCGACCCGGTCGCCCTTCACCACACCCTTGGCGAGCAGCCCACGCGCCACCTCGTCGACCGCCGCGCCGAACTCCTCGTACGTCCAACGCCGTCCGGAGGGCACATCCACGAGCGCGTCCCGCGAGGGATACGTGGCGATGGCCCGGTCGAGACGGGCCCCGATGGTGTCGCCGAGCAGCGGCGTCGTGCTCGTCCCATGCGCGTACGACAGCTCAGTCACCGGAAGTCCTCCTCGCGGTACTCGGCGTCCGACCCCGCCGCCGTCGCCTCGCGCAGCTCGATACGGCGGATCTTGCCCGACACCGTCTTGGGGAGGTCGCCGAACTCCAGGCGGCGGATGCGCTTGTACGGGGCGAGGGTGGTGCGCGCGTGCTCGAAGAGGACCTTCGCCGTGTCGGGGCCCGGCTCCCAGCCTTCCGCGAGCACGACGTATGCCTTCGGGACGGCGAGCCGCAGCTCGTCGGGGGCGGGGACGACGGCCGCCTCGGCGACGGCCTCGTGCTCCAGGAGCGCGCTCTCCAGCTCGAAGGGGCTGATCTTGTAGTCGCTGGCCTTGAAGACGTCGTCGCTGCGGCCGACGTACGTGATGTAGCCGTCGGCGTCGCGCGAACCGATGTCGCCCGTCCGGTAGTAGCCGCCGGCCATCGCCTCCGCCGTACGGTCGGGGTCGCCGTGGTAGCCGGTCATCAGCCCCACGGGCTTGTGGGACAGGTCGAGTGCGATCTCGCCCTCGTCCACGCCTGGCACTCCGGAGACCGGATCGAGCAGTTCGACCTTGAAACCGGGGCTGGGCCGCCCCATGGAGCCGGTCTTCAGCGGCTGCCCGGGGCTGTTGGACACCTGCACGGCCGTCTCGGTCTGCCCGAAACCGTCGCGGATCGTCACGCCCCAGGCCCGCCGGACCTGCTCGATGACCTCGGGGTTCAACGGCTCCCCGGCGGCGACGGCCTCGCGCGGCGGGGTCCGCAGCTGGGTCAGGTCGGCCTGGATGAGCATGCGCCACACGGTGGGCGGGGCGCAGAAGGTCGTCACGCCCGCGCGGTCCATCTCCGCCATCAGGCGGGGCGCGTCGAAGCGCGTGTAGTTGTGGAGGAAGACGGTCGCCTCGGCGTTCCAGGGGGCGAAGAGGTTGGACCAGGCGTGCTTGGCCCAGCCGGGCGAGGAGATGTTCAGGTGGACGTCGCCGGGCTTGAGGCCGATCCAGTACATGGTCGCCAAGTGGCCGATGGGGTACGACACATGGGTGTGCTCGACGAGTTTGGGGCGGGCGGTCGTGCCGGAGGTGAAGTACAGCATCAGCGGGTCGTCGGGGTGGGTGACGCCGTCGGGCTCGAAGTGGGCGGGGGCCGCGTAGGCGTCCTCGTACGATCGCCAGCCGTCCCGCTCGCCGCCGACGGTGATGCGGGTGTAGCGGCCGGGTACGTCGTCGAACTTGGCGGTGTCCTCGGCCCGGACGATCACATGCCGTACGCGCCCGCGCTCGACGCGGTCGCGCAGGTCAGCGGGGCCGAGCAGCGGGGTCGCGGGGATGACGACGGCGCGCAGCTTCATCGCGGCGAGGGCGGTCTCCCACAGTTCGACCTGGTTGCCGAGCATGACGAGGACGCGGTCCTCGGCGCGTACGCCCTGCCGGCGCAGCCAGTTGGCGGTCCGGGCGGAACGCTCGGACATCGCGGCGAAGGACAGCTCGACGCGCTCGCCGTCCTCTTCGACGATGTGCAGGGCCGTGCGGTCGTTGCCGCGCGCGATGACGTCGAACCAGTCGAGTGCCCAGTTGAAGTACTCCGGCCGTGGCCAGCTGAAGCCCTTGTAGGCCGTGGCGTAGTCCTCGCGGTGCTCCAGCAGAAAGTCCCGCGCGCTGCGGAAGCGCTCCGTCGGCGTCGTCATCCGTCTTCCTCCTCGAACCCGGCCACATTGCCGGGCGACTCAATGACATCGTGTAGTCGTGACGTGGATCTCACTACCCCCGAACGGGGGGTGCGCTGCGGCGGAGGGAACGGGCAGATGGTGGCGGATGTGACCGGAGCGGTGGAGATGCGGGGCGCCCTGATACGGCTGCGGCGCGCGACGGGGCTGCCGGTCGCCTTCGGCGGCCTGGTCGAGCCGGATCGCGGGCAGATGCGGATCAGCGAGCTGAACGGCAACAGGACGACGGCGCTCCGCGCGCTCGCGGTGACGTCGGGCAACGGGCTCGGCGGCAAGACCGTCGCCCTGGCCCGGCCCTGCGCCGTCACCGACTACTCCTCCTCGCGGCAGATCAGCCACGAGTACGACGCCGCGGTCGCCGCGGAGGGGCTGCGGTCGGTGCTCGCGGTGCCGGTTGTCGTACGCCGCCGGGTGCGCGGGGTGTTGTACGGGGCGCTGCGTACGGCTCAGCCGCTGGGTGACCGGACGTTGAACGCGGCGGTGGAGGCGGCGCGGGACGTGGAGCAGTCACTGGTCGTACGGGACGAGGCGCAGGGTCTGCTGGCGGCGGCGCGCGAGCCGGAGGCGGGCGCGGCGTGGGAGCAGGTCCGAGAGGCGCACGGGGCGCTGCGGGCGCTGGCTCCGCGGGTCGCGGACCCGGAGCTGCGGGCCGAGCTCCTCGCGGTCTGCGACACCTTGGCGGAGGCACCGGCTCCGGTCGCGGCCGGTGGGGTGCGGCTCACTCCGCGTGAGCTGGACGTCCTGGTCTGTGTGGCCGGCGGTGCGACCAACGCGGTGGCCGCGGAGCGGCTGGGGCTGCGGCCGGAGACGGTGAAGGCGTATCTGCGGTCCGCCATGCGGAAGTTGGGGGCGCATACGCGACTGGAGGCGGTGGTGGCGGCTCGACGGGCGGGGCTGCTGCCCTGACGTGAGGGCTGGCAGTGGGCGGCCATTCAAGATCGGGCGCCCTGAAATCCCGTATACCGAAACCGTGAACCACGTCTGAACTTGTTATTTCCCTCACCGTCCACCCCTCCGAAATTCAGGCGGTCTTTGCTTAATATTGAAACGGACACGACATGAGAGGGGCGGTGCGCGTGCGACGGGATGTCGAGGAGCCTGTCAGACCCCGTTCCGACCAGGTCATCGGCCGGGACGAGCTGCTGGGGCGCGCGCGTGACCAGCTCTCCGGCGGCGGCAGCGTCCTCTTGCACGGGCCACCCGGAATCGGGAAATCGACCATGCTCCGCGCGCTGGACGCGGAATACGCCGAATCGGCCCGTACGGTGTTGCGCTGCTCGGCCACCGAGTCGGAATCCCACCTCCCCTTCCTCGCCCTCGTGGATCTGCTCGGCCTCGTCGCCGACGAGGTGGCGGACGCACTGCCGCTCCCGCAGCGTGCCGCGCTCGAGGCGGCGCTGACCGGCCGCGGCGAATCGTCCCTCCACCGGGACGGGCTGGCGCTGCGCCTCGCGGTGTTGTCGGTGCTGCGTGCGCTGGCGGCCAGGGGGCCCGTTCTCCTCGTCGCCGACGACCTTCAGTGGCTGGACGCGCCCAGTGCCGAGCTGCTCGGTTTCGCGGCCCGTCGCCTCGGTGGGATGCCGGTGCGGATGCTCGGCGCGGTGCGTACGCGGACCGAGCCGAAGGAGCAGGAACACGCTCCGTATCTACGCGCGTATCCTCCGGAGTCGCTCGCCCTGCGCCTCGCCCCGCTCACCGGCTCCCAGGTCTCCGCACTCCTCACCGCCCGCGGCTACACCGGCCTGCGCCGCTCGACCGTCCGGGACATCCACCACACCAGCGGCGGCAACCCGCTGTTCGCGCTCGAACTCGGCCGCGCCCTGGCCGAAAGCCCGACACCGCCCCGCCCCGGCGAGCCACTGCCGGTACCGACCTCGCTGCGCGCCCTGGTCCTCAGCCGCCTCGACCTGCTGTCCGCCGAGGCCAGGCGCACGCTGCTCGTCGCGAGCGCCGGGGCGCGCCCCACGCTTGCGCTGCTGCGCGCCGCGGGCCGGGACGACGCGGAGTCGGAGACGGCGCTCGCGGCCTCCCTCGGACTGGTGGCGACGGGTGGTCCAGACGGCCAGGAGGGGACCGTACGGTTCGCGCATCCGCTCGTCTCGGCCGCGCTGTACGCGCAGGCCACGCCCCAGGAGCGGCGGGACGCCCATGCCGCCCTGTCCACTGCGGCCTCCGACCCGATCGAACGGGCCCGCCACCTGGCCCTGGCCACCACCGGCACGGACGAGACGGTCGCCGCACGGCTCGCCGAGGCCGCGACCCTGGCCCGGGACCGCGGCGCCCCCTCGGTCGCGGCCCAACTCGGGCTGCTCGCCGCCCGGCACACCCCGCC carries:
- a CDS encoding AMP-binding protein: MTTPTERFRSARDFLLEHREDYATAYKGFSWPRPEYFNWALDWFDVIARGNDRTALHIVEEDGERVELSFAAMSERSARTANWLRRQGVRAEDRVLVMLGNQVELWETALAAMKLRAVVIPATPLLGPADLRDRVERGRVRHVIVRAEDTAKFDDVPGRYTRITVGGERDGWRSYEDAYAAPAHFEPDGVTHPDDPLMLYFTSGTTARPKLVEHTHVSYPIGHLATMYWIGLKPGDVHLNISSPGWAKHAWSNLFAPWNAEATVFLHNYTRFDAPRLMAEMDRAGVTTFCAPPTVWRMLIQADLTQLRTPPREAVAAGEPLNPEVIEQVRRAWGVTIRDGFGQTETAVQVSNSPGQPLKTGSMGRPSPGFKVELLDPVSGVPGVDEGEIALDLSHKPVGLMTGYHGDPDRTAEAMAGGYYRTGDIGSRDADGYITYVGRSDDVFKASDYKISPFELESALLEHEAVAEAAVVPAPDELRLAVPKAYVVLAEGWEPGPDTAKVLFEHARTTLAPYKRIRRLEFGDLPKTVSGKIRRIELREATAAGSDAEYREEDFR
- a CDS encoding response regulator transcription factor, translated to MVADVTGAVEMRGALIRLRRATGLPVAFGGLVEPDRGQMRISELNGNRTTALRALAVTSGNGLGGKTVALARPCAVTDYSSSRQISHEYDAAVAAEGLRSVLAVPVVVRRRVRGVLYGALRTAQPLGDRTLNAAVEAARDVEQSLVVRDEAQGLLAAAREPEAGAAWEQVREAHGALRALAPRVADPELRAELLAVCDTLAEAPAPVAAGGVRLTPRELDVLVCVAGGATNAVAAERLGLRPETVKAYLRSAMRKLGAHTRLEAVVAARRAGLLP